The genomic stretch TTAATTCAATTGAAACTCTGTCATGGGTCAAACTATTGTGTTGGAATACCTGCATGTAACTCAACAAAATTGTAGTTTCTAGGTTtctcagttttttttttttttttggtgtcttctatttttctggTGTCTAGGTTTCTCAGTTTAAATCAATCTATTTATTAATCACCTTTTCTTTTccattaattttatttttatgttattttttgttgCATTAGTTGCCTAACAAGTTGCCTTGATTGTTGAGTGTAGGCTGGTAATGTTGATGTCCTGAATTGTTACTATGCTCATGGGGAGGATAATGAGAACTTTCAAAGGAGAAGTTATTGGATGCTTGATGAGTAAGTTTCTGTCATTCTGTTGAACTTAGGGTTTGTAAGACCTATTCCTGATTTCTTTCATAACATTTAGAATGATACTTAGAGGCTTCTTGGCATTTTTGGTAATATTGTTGAGTTATTAATAGATTGAGTCTTAGTTTTGCATTAGTTGAAACTGTGGAAATTTGTTTTGTAATGATGTTTAATTTGTTCTTAATCCAAACTTGGACCTTGCAGACAAACAGCGTTTGTTAGGTGTTATAATAAAAGATTGagattaaatatattttgaaaactGATAAAGCCACTGGCTGAAGCAGGATACCCTGCAGCTGCATCTGACTCATTTTGATCCTCGGGCTAACTAGAAAAGGCCATAGGGGATCTTAAGGGGATTATCACTTAAATTGCTAGTGTTGATCATTTTTCATGTCAACTTAAACATTGTTTTTGTCTGCAGGCAGTTAGAGCACATTGTTCTTGTACATTATCGTCATATTAAAGAGGTACGTTTTTAATCTATTCTTTTgcatttttatcttaaaattattTGGATAAGATGTTATATTGAAACTAGAATCAAGTAAATCTGGTGTAGGTTAAAAACAACTATGGTGATTTTCTCACCCTAATGTGATCCATTGTTCTATTATGCCATGCTGCATAATTTACAGGGTTACAAGTCCGGCGTCTCACATTCCCCTGCAGCTCCTGTATCCTTGGTTGGTAGCTCTCGAACAAGTTCAGCGCCTTCCTCTGTCAAAATAGAGTCACCTATATCTGTATTTCAAACATCTGTTTCATCAACTGCAAATGAAGTTGAGCAGGCTGGACGAGCTTCAGTGTGTGATGATCGGCACTCAGAGAATGGTCCTCAAGTCTTGTCTCATGCTCGGCCTATTGACACTTCAATTCCTCACAATGCACGGCTGCTTGGACATGAAGCCACTGGTAAGTGCTGGTTGTACTTTAAGAAAAAAGTATCAGTAATTCATATTTTCAGATATTTGGtattcatatttattttatttttaaatttaattgttGTTAATCTGGTGATATTTAAGTGGCAAATGAACAAAGATAATTCCATTTGTTACTTGACTTGACTGTTTTTGTTTATTGGGTCCAAGGGGATGAATATTTTGTTCCTATGCTTGTCTATCTGGCAATTTTCTTTGCATTTTCTGGTCTATAAATTTATTTGCTCTGTTCTTTAGGTTTTGCTGAGTTGATGAGGGACCCTCTTATTTCATGGTCATCTTCTCTCCCTAGCTTTTATCCTGGCTCTGGCTTATCATTATGTGCAACAATAGAGAACACTATTAGAACCACAGTTGATATGAATGATGGAGAACTTCATGTAGAAGCAGATACCATAAATCAGCATGTTCAAAATTTCAGAGATAGGCTCATGACTGATGTGTGCATACAGCCAGTTACAGGAATGTTACATGCTGTAAATCAGGTTTAGGAATGGAAAATTGGctattataaataaattgcAAGCTTTGATGCCAATCTCTACTTTGCTTTATGATTCCAATACTAGCCTCATAGTTTGGGTAGAGTAGTGTTAAATAGAAACTAGAAAGCCTAACAATAGTAAGAAAAATTAGCCATTTCATTTCAAGTGAATGACAGCAATATAGTAATGTATTTTACAGTTTTTTGATAAATGTATACGAAACTTCTGTGCTTGACAAGTTTTCCGATTGACACTCTGTTTCGTGTGTGTGTATGGTTTACTAGTCATGTTGCTTTCTCCATGTAACTCTCTTTTGTACGTTGTCACAGGTGCAAAAGGAGCATGATTTAGTTTCATTGCATACCCAattccatcatcatcatcctgtTTTAGCTACAAAGAACGTAGTTGAACAAAAATTCCAAGATGGTGGTTTGGACAATGATGACCCACAAAATGTTGAATGTGGGGAATTGAAGAAGCTTGATTGTTTTGGATGGTGAATGGATAAGGAGATAGGTTGAGATTGTAACAATTCCTTGATGGCTTCGGTTTCTGGCAATTACTGGAAATCACTTGATGCTAATAATGAGGATAAGGAGGTATCTAGTTTGCGCTGCATGCACTTGGATATGGACTCATTAAGTCCCTATCTTTCCCAAGAACAACTGTGTAGTATCATTGACTTTGCTCCAGATTGGGCATATGCTGGGGTTAGAACAAAGGTCAGTAATGATTTTTGGTTTTCCATAGCATTATATATTCCCCGTTCATGACTCAGACAATATGGTTTCTGATTTATTTATTCCTTCTCTGAAAGGTTTTAATAGTTGGCACATTTCTGGGGAGTAAAATGGGGATGTATGTTTGGTGAAATTGAGGTTTCGGCTGAAGTATTGGCAGAGAATGTGATAAAGTGTCAAACTCCTTTGCATTCTCCAGGTCGTGTTCCATTCTATGTAACCTGCAGTAATAGGCTAGCCTGCAGTGAGATCAGAGAATTTGAATATCTTGAAAATCCAAATAAATCTGCAAGCCATGTGGGTATTGAAATCAAACCAGAAGATGAGATACGGCTTGAAGTGCGActacttaaaattttaaacttgaGTCCTCACAGTGTGGGTTGGAAATGCTCTGTTCCCAAATGTGAAAAttgtaaaattaaaagaacaatGTATTTGACTAGAGACAAAAATAAGAATTTCCAGATCGGTGAAAGCAATCACATGAGCTCTAGGGATGTGTTATTTCAGAGATTAGTTAGTGACAAGCTTTTTAAATGGTTGGTCTTTAAGGTTCATGAAGGAGGAAAAGGGCCGAACATGTTGGATGCTGAAGGCCAAGGAGTGATACATTTGGCTGCTGGTCTTGGTTATGTGTGGGCTATGGCCCCTGTAGTTAATGCTGGTATTAATCCTAACTTCAGAGATGCTCATGGAAGAACAGGACTTCACTAGGCATCACATTTTAGGAGGCCAGATTCTATGGGAAACTATTTTCTTGTGcctatttatattagtaattttagggatgtttttcaCTTTAATGCAAGATATATATATAGGGTTTGTTTCGTGTTTGCATCACCACATTGCTATTTATTCTTTGgttaaattaaattatgttcttgatgtacTGTATTAATTTTCTGTTCAGCCATTATATTTCACTTTCATCTATGATATAAAAGTATGCCATATTTCATGCTAAGGGGTCTATAGTTTTTAACACTTAGACTTCATTTATGATCTGTGTTAGTCTATTTTTAATCGTTGCCACCATATTTTCTGGTATATCTATATTAGTATAATGACTTTGCATCTTGACGctgttttcttttcattctcttcagagagGAAACTGTGATTGCACTAGTCAAATTAGGTGCAGTCCCAGGTCTTGATGATGACCCAACATCAGCATTTCCTCGAGGGGAAACAGCAGCTGATTTAGCTTCAAGTAGAGGATATAAAGGTATTGCTGGATATCTGGCTGAGGCAGATCTTGTAAGTCAATTGTCTAGATTAACTGTTAATGAAAATGAGAAGGACAACATTGCCACAAACTTAGCAACTGACAATGCATTTGAATGTGCTGATACTGATTCATCAAAGATGACAATGGATGAGCAGCACTATCTAAGAGAGTCACTTGCTGCTTTTCAAAAATCAGCTTATGCTGCTGCTTCAATCCAAGCAGCCTTTAGAGCAAGATCATTCTGTCAAAGACAACTAGCCAAGAATAGCAGTGATATTTCTGAAGATGCACTTTATCAAGTTGCTGATTCTTTGAACAAGGTTCAGAAGATGGGTCATTTTGACGATTATCTGCATTCTGCagcttcaaaaattcaaaagagaTACCACGGGTGGAAGGGAAGAAAAGATTTTTCGAGAATACGCACCGGCATTGTAAAAATTCAGGTACTTGTGCACATAGAATGTATTTTACTAGCAGCAAGGTCATGCTTGACTTGTAGGtgatttttttgagtttttacaattctttcctttcctttctcCATAGTATATGCTTCTTTATATACAACCCTCAAATTGTTGTGATGGCTGTAGCTTTTTTTTAAAGGTAACATACTGTTATTTCATTTAGTATTTGGCATTTCCTTGATTTGCCTTGCAGAGTCAATTCTTACTGCCTCTGTCCTTGGTGTCGGGTGGGTCAGTTTGCATTAGCATTTCACCAATTCAGTTTATTGGCTGTAAATGCCTTTGCGATGGAGGTAATATTGCTTCCTCATTTGACTTGCTTCTTCTTTACAGGCTCATGTTAGAGGTCACCAAGTTCGAAAGCAGTAGAAAATAGTTGTTTGGTCTGTTGGCATCGTGGAAAAGGCAATACTGCGTTGGAGACGGAAAAGAGTTGGTCTGAGAGGATTCCGGGTTGTGCAGTCGGCTTGCACTGTGGCTGGAAATCCTGAGAAAAATTGATGAATATGAATTTCTTAGCATTGGGAGGAGACAGAAATCAGATGATGTGAACAAAGCTCTGGATAGAGTAAAGTCTATGGTTCGCAATCCAGAGGCCCGTCATCAGTACATGAAGCTTGTCATGAAATCTCAAAATTTAAAGGTGCTGTGGTCCTATCTATTTTCTTTCCCTGGGTAATATTTTTGGCCCACTAAATATATAATCAGTTTTCCTTGATTAAAAGCAAATCAGATTGGAACAGACTGGTGATGGTGGTAGCAGTCAACCACAGCCTGTTGAGTAGTATTTGACAGGAATGGCGAAGAGTAACAGTGACTTACTTTGGATGATAGTTTAAGTCTTACGAGTAAAACTGTAAAATAAGTAACATCTAACATAGTTTTATTATGGAAATTCTGTAAATTAGAAAGATAAAAGATAATTCAGGAAAGCAAGGGGAAATGTATATACAGTACAAATGTCCTTTTTGTTCCCCGTTTTAGGCATGTAGAAGACAGTTCTATTTGCAATATAATTGACTTAATGTTCAACTACAAGGAGAAAGACAATTAGGGAAAAATCCTTTTAACTTGTTTGTAAACCTTTCTCATTATTTTTATAGGAATCTTAATTTGCAAGTGGTATATTATTAagataattatgaaaaatagcATATTTATACcaattaaaatacaataaaaaaaagtctGCAAAAATATGTATTTTGATTTACACAAATGTTTGATAAATATCAATTATCAAATTAGTCATGATGTATTTAagtatatttaaatttaaagtcTGCAAAAGTCTTCATGTAAtcaaatttttagaataaaatcaTTAAATTTTAACACGAGAGACATTGAAAAATTTTACGAAAATAAATATGTGAAGGTAAAATACCATAGGataattgaaataaattaaacattaaaaaaataagagatatgAAAAGTAAATCTCTTTAGTGCTTTGTTAGAGTTTCTTAGTGCTCTGTTAGGGTTTCTTAACGGAGTTTCTATTGCCGTCAAGGCTACATTGTCAACGTCAATTAAATCTCAATACAAGTTTCTGTAATCTGCATGGCTGAGACAATGAGGGATGAAGATCGGACCCGAGGAAGACAACCGGAAAGGAGGTAGGAATGTGATTCTACTGGAAGAGGCAGACATATCAGAAGGTATTAACGCTTGCTCCAATAGTCTCTATGGCAGACTCTTTGCTTCGAAAACCTTCTCAATTGGAACCATGGGGAATGCTTTAAAGGCTATATGGAAAAACCCGAAAGGATTTAGCGTGAGTGA from Arachis stenosperma cultivar V10309 chromosome 9, arast.V10309.gnm1.PFL2, whole genome shotgun sequence encodes the following:
- the LOC130950476 gene encoding uncharacterized protein LOC130950476 isoform X1 — its product is MLDEQLEHIVLVHYRHIKEGYKSGVSHSPAAPVSLVGSSRTSSAPSSVKIESPISVFQTSVSSTANEVEQAGRASVCDDRHSENGPQVLSHARPIDTSIPHNARLLGHEATGFAELMRDPLISWSSSLPSFYPGSGLSLCATIENTIRTTVDMNDGELHVEADTINQHVQNFRDRLMTDVCIQPVTGMLHAVNQV
- the LOC130950476 gene encoding uncharacterized protein LOC130950476 isoform X2, whose amino-acid sequence is MLDEQLEHIVLVHYRHIKEGYKSGVSHSPAAPVSLVGSSRTSSAPSSVKIESPISVFQTSVSSTANEVEQAGRASVCDDRHSENGPQVLSHARPIDTSIPHNARLLGHEATGFAELMRDPLISWCKRSMI
- the LOC130950476 gene encoding uncharacterized protein LOC130950476 isoform X3, which encodes MLDEQLEHIVLVHYRHIKEGYKSGVSHSPAAPVSLVGSSRTSSAPSSVKIESPISVFQTSVSSTANEVEQAGRASVCDDRHSENGPQVLSHARPIDTSIPHNARLLGHEATGAKGA
- the LOC130950475 gene encoding calmodulin-binding transcription activator 1-like isoform X2, coding for MLGLEQREETVIALVKLGAVPGLDDDPTSAFPRGETAADLASSRGYKGIAGYLAEADLVSQLSRLTVNENEKDNIATNLATDNAFECADTDSSKMTMDEQHYLRESLAAFQKSAYAAASIQAAFRARSFCQRQLAKNSSDISEDALYQVADSLNKVQKMGHFDDYLHSAASKIQKRYHGWKGRKDFSRIRTGIVKIQAHVRGHQVRKQ
- the LOC130950475 gene encoding calmodulin-binding transcription activator 1-like isoform X4, which codes for MLGLEQREETVIALVKLGAVPGLDDDPTSAFPRGETAADLASSRGYKGIAGYLAEADLMTMDEQHYLRESLAAFQKSAYAAASIQAAFRARSFCQRQLAKNSSDISEDALYQVADSLNKVQKMGHFDDYLHSAASKIQKRYHGWKGRKDFSRIRTGIVKIQSQFLLPLSLVSGSC
- the LOC130950475 gene encoding calmodulin-binding transcription activator 1-like isoform X1, coding for MLGLEQREETVIALVKLGAVPGLDDDPTSAFPRGETAADLASSRGYKGIAGYLAEADLVSQLSRLTVNENEKDNIATNLATDNAFECADTDSSKMTMDEQHYLRESLAAFQKSAYAAASIQAAFRARSFCQRQLAKNSSDISEDALYQVADSLNKVQKMGHFDDYLHSAASKIQKRYHGWKGRKDFSRIRTGIVKIQSQFLLPLSLVSGSC
- the LOC130950475 gene encoding calmodulin-binding transcription activator 3-like isoform X3, coding for MFGEIEVSAEVLAENVIKCQTPLHSPGRVPFYVTCSNRLACSEIREFEYLENPNKSASHVGIEIKPEDEIRLEVRLLKILNLSPHSVGWKCSVPKCENCKIKRTMYLTRDKNKNFQIGESNHMSSRDVLFQRLVSDKLFKWLVFKVHEGGKGPNMLDAEGQGVIHLAAGLGYVWAMAPVVNAERKL